From the Parus major isolate Abel chromosome 1A, Parus_major1.1, whole genome shotgun sequence genome, the window GTGTCAGGAAACTGCAGTTAGAGAAGCAAGCATAAGGGGTCAATTCTTTAGTCAGACTCTGCAAAGCCTTTGGTCATAACTCAGCCCTCTTTATCCACTACTAGAATGAGGAGCTAAAGGTTTTTTCTTACTATTGCAGCTTGGAATATATTTATAGACAAACAgagatatatatacatataaaaaggcaaatataaGCAGTTCTAAATGTCCTTGCCTTATCTCCCCTGGTTTGGAGttaaggtttttctttttttgtcgTTGGTTGTTagttttgtttgggcttttttaacCATCTTTGCCTTCTTGTCAGGTACTAGGATCCTCCACTTTCATGAATGGGTAAAACAAGTACTTTGTGACTATATCTACATGGATTAATTAGCTGCTTGTCATGATGGATAAACATGAAGCACAATTGGCTCTTCTGCTATAGAAGGAAACAAGAAGTATCTGCAGCTGAGAGGGGCAATAATAGTTAATTCAGTTCTTCTTAACATTAGCAAGTTTTTAAGTTAGAGCTTTTACACCCAATGATCCCCACTCAAACACACAATGAATCAGCTGGTTACACTAATGCAAGGTGGTAAATCTCTTGACTTCTTTACTTACCTCTCACCATGGACTCCTCAGGATAAATGAACTGGGAGGGCCTGATATGGTGGTGCTGTTTTAGCATTGAAAGTGGTTTGAAGCCAATCAGAAACAAACCCGGAGAATCAAACCGTTTTAATTCTTCTGTCTCCTCTTTCTCCAGCACAATCTGTCGTTTTCCATATGTCTAAACCAGGGAAGAGCAGATGATAGGACTgccagcattaaaaaaaaatggggaccaggaggcaggacagagcaggaagtGCAGGAAGAAGATGCAATTGCTGTGTCCCACTACTGAAAAGAAGGTTATAAACAAGACACTGTAAACCTTCATGAGTAGCACACACCGAAATGGCAAGTGATGCTGTGACCATTATCCCAAGGGTAATTCTACCTGAACATAAGCAAAATGCACTTTTCTAAGAAAATGGCTAAGCCCTGATACAGAGAGACTGTCACATCTCATCTCTGGAGTTCTTCAGAGCTGTCCCAAAATaaccctgagcaacctgatctggCTTTGTGAGTCTTGCTCTGGGCTGGGTTGGACCAGACTTTTTCAGAGGTCCTGTCCAATTGTAAATTTGCTTCAGCAGATGCATGTCAGCTACCTACTCCTGACAGAAATAGTGACTGAGAAACAATGTTTCTGTAGCGCCACTCATGCatcacaaaatcaaaaccatgtTACAGTCCAGCTACTGAAGTAGACATGAGGGGCTTAATGCTCAGCTCTTTCTCTCCTATTGTTTACTTTAAGAAACTAATATCCACTATAAATAGacttaatatttcattttaagacaACAACTTTAAGAGCTATTAACGTGGAAGAAGACACAAAGCACACATGTGACAGTACACCTAGCAACTACATAACTTGTTTTGCAATAAAGCTGTGCCTGATCAGAACACGACACTCAACTTACATCAACCAAACTATCaagcaggaaagcaaaacaaagaaatatgtATACAGAAACCTCCAAAGGTATCATGCcttttgtttggaaaacagCTCCAACTCCCCTGTGTTGAATGTTTAACAAAGTGGATCAAATCCATTCCTAACGAATCAAAAGCCAATGGCAGTGGGAATGGCACAGGGTCACACAAGGTCAGGCTCTGACAACCTCGTTCTGCCTTACAGAAAGAAATGACCTGTGTTCCTGACAGCACTTGCACCAGCAGCTATGCCTTCCCATGACAGTCAAGTCAGGGAGACAACCCACTCTCACCCTGCAGAGCTCACAACACCACCAGCCTGATCCCAGGTGCATACAGATGCAAATATTTCGGGATCTCATCTTGAAAGTGcaatacaaacaaaagcagcaagggAATTGACATCTCCCTCACACATCACAGACACAAGACAAAGCAGGCACATAACCAATATATTACCTGAGTCCTTTTAGTGTCACTGGGCAGGAGCAAGCTGCCTGTTTTTCCACTGAACAtccttgttttggttttaactgGTTCATTAGTTTCCCGATAAAGCTTCACTGGATATGGTTTATGAGCTTTTTGAATAAGGCTGTAAACACCAATAGAAAGCGCCACATCGTTGCTCAGATGCAGATTTAGCCTGtgtaaaaaagcagaaacagacTTGAGATTCCTGAAAAATCatcactgcagaagaaaatcaCCTCCTCATGTAAGTTATTTCCTCTGACCTTCTCCTGTTCTCCTCCCCCAAAATCACATATATCTTTGGAAACCTACTATCAATTGAGCCATAATCTCActtgcataaaaatattcttgcaaTATCATCATTTCTGGTGATAAAAGTTATCTAAGCACAAGTAATTTATCATATTTCTTTGACcctttttttcactgaaggGCAGCTATGCTCAAACAGAGCACAGGACAAGTCCCCATTTGGGTACCCCCAATTATGCTTATTGTAATGTCTATATAAATTCTCATTGTTTTTTGTGCAGAAGGCAAAAttctcccccaaaaaacccactaaGACAAAAATACCAAGATTTAAGAAAACACATAAATCAGACGTTAGAGAAAAAATTagatgtaaattttaaaaacagaggtAATCTTCAAGTTATGAGAGCAGAACAGTGAGTCACTACAAATGCTACTTTCTCTCTTGTAAAAGGTATCACTGGTATGGAATTCTTCCTCCCCAGCTATCAGAAAACTTGAGGAACATtcccagaaaataaagctgtgagCAGGAGAAAGAATGCCAGTAACAACAGCTCAGGTTGGGACcctttataaatatttattgggaaaaaaaaacattgggCTTTGAAGTTCATTCCCTTACAGTGCTTCCACATTATTCTGCTATGGACTCACTCCCTAAAAAAGCAACTGTTATGGATCATGTGGTTCCAAAAATACTTTCTATCTGCTTTGTCAAGATCCCTGTAATCTTTCTTAAGCATCTCTAATCTTTTAGTAGGAGATTAGATATATCAAGGCTGTATGAATTCATGCCAAGTGCCTAGACAAGCTGGCAACAGACAATTATTTAATAACAGGCCAAAATACCTAGCATTCACATTCAGATGAATTTTCTTAAGTTAGTATTGGCAAGAAAAGCCTAATTTCAATAAGATTTCACTATGAACTATTTTTTATGGCAGCTTTTTAGGTAAGTACTTGGCAATTACATAATATTTTAACAAACTATCATTTCTGGCCAAGCTCAATACAGGAGATAtcacacaggggaaaaaagaggctCACTCTGCTCTTCTCATCCACAAATATCCTTGGAAACTACAGAAGAAACAGCAGTCTTAGACTAAAGAATTAAGATTGAGGAATGTAAGCACTGATGCTTTTAAAGACCAGTCATTCCAGAAGAGGAAAGTGAGATGCAGCCTGAAAATAACATCAGGTGCCTCCACTGAATGATGTATCATAACCAAGTACAAACCTGACTAAAGCCCGTTTCTTTGTCTCCTTTGCTCGTACTTTCCTCATGAGATGTTCCAGTTTCTCTGACTCTTTAGGTTGGATCCCAAGGTCCTCATCCTCTGCTACATTTATAATATCCCTGTAGAACAAAGAGATATCAAACCCTCCAGGCTTCTTCAAGTGCAAAAGGTCCAAGATGATACCTAGAAACAATGGAAGAGATAGGAGCAGGATCAGGAACTTTTTTCTTGCATTAGCATGTATCTCAACACTCTCAGATTTCTCTATCTACACAAATAATTTAAGTAAGAATAAGCTCCAAATTGTCATCTGTACCAGATGTGAAATACTCTAGAGAAAGGGGTGATTCTAGGGCAAGAGGCAAAACacattctttcatttcagtcaaaataatgcagaacagaaaatgtttcctctCTAATTAAGAATCTGGACAGCGTTGAATATGAAATGACTCTGATAAGCTCCTATAAAACATAATCTTACCTCAGGCACAGAAGGGAGTAACAAGTTTAGAAAATCCCCTTTCCCATAGTTATAGAGGCTAATGGGTTAAGGAAGCCTCACAGCTTCTAGATCCAGGACATCTCCTGAATCCCAAAAACACTGGTTAGCTCAGCTACATAGTTGAACTAATGCTGTCTACTCTCTGAGCTCAGGCTGGTGTCCTTCAGCTAATTCAAAATGGAActattaaagtaattttcttttcatgttaaCTTGGAGTTACTGCTATTCCCTTCCTGGAAAATGGTACAATAACAagaaaaagcttattttcttcGCCCCTTCATGTGCCCATTTATGCTACCCAACTAGAAAGAGATCCTAGAAAACAAGTGCTAGCTACTGGATACCAGCTCAGAAAACATATATTCTAATTTAGATTAGATACAAAATTTCTAGCTTAGAAACTTTCAGAAACATTCCCCAGTTCCGATGATTTTACATCTCTTTCCATCACAAACTAGTAATGCAGTTAACATCGGCTGCAAAGATGTGTCACATTTATTGTGTTaaataaaaggggaaataaCAACCTGTGTCTCTCAGATCACCAGCTCTGGTCCTGGCCAGCTTGGCTTTAGCACTGTCATTGGCATGAGGGTTATCCTCATTGGTGAAGAGCATGATCCTCTTATGGCTCAGCCTGACTCGGACATCACTGAAGAGATTTGAGCAGGCCCAGAGCGCTTCACCCAGTGAGTAGTCAGCGTTGTGGCCAAAGTTCTCCCGGAAAAGTGCTCGTCCTTCGTCTCCCATGTACTGGTCCAGCTCTAGAACACGCTTCGCACCTGGAGGGGCAACAGCACCCACATGCAttagaaattcagaaagaagTACCACAAGCTCTTCTAAGTATGCACAAGGGGTCCCTTGTGGCTGACGCCCAAGGAATGTCCCCAAGCACCTCCCAAGCAGTGTCCTTCCAACAGCTGGTTGAGAAAACTGTCCAGCATGGCCTAACATCTGCAATGTCACAAGCCAGTTACCACTGAAATCACCTGCTAGGGCCAAGAGGACACAAAATGCCCTGGCACCAATGCAGGCTCTTTCTATGGAGAAGGGAAGCAGACAGAGATCCAAGTACTGCAAACCCTCTCCACTGAATGCCAAGTGctcagcagcaaaggcagcaaactgcagctgctgcagaggcacagcagacTGCTACACCACCACAGCGAAGAGAGGAGCCTGAAATGCATCCCGCATCTCCACAGCATGCTGGGAAGGTGGAaagctcctcctcctcctccttcctcacccCTCATGTCAGATAGAATCCACCCAGAGGTGAGATGAAGCCCACAGATCACCACAAAGAGTACAGCAACATTCAGATCAGGCATCCACAGCCTTGTTGCAGCTCTGAGGATTACTTCAACCCAGCTAGAACTCCTTTTCCCACCTGTCTCACAGAaggttctgttttcttctgtcattcTACAACAGGAGAcaaactttcatttttcagcCATTGCATTCTGCAGAGCTTCTTCCTTTGTCCTTCACTTAAACTCTATAGCACTTACAAAAtctcatttgaaaatgttttcctctccctttaCTACCTTATTTTCATCTCCTCATCTGTCCTTTAATGTGTATGTTCATAACTATGTATTCCTGAATAACCACCTATAGCATCTCTTCCTTCTCCAGAGCACACTGCTCTCCAGGGGCAGCAAATACACAATTCTGTTCCTTTTGAACTaatgccttaagttttagcttttgtattttccagagTCCATACTGCATTGGTATACAACTCTGAACTccatataaagtgttagcaagttctcttcacaggggagttagacaaaacaatccttttccagcctgagaaccaaggacactgTTACAGCTTCAGGCCCAGTGAGTACAAACTACagggaattgaggagagcaatctgggaggatgggattTCATAACCTggagctgtaattggacaattaaccccaagatgtaaatggaccaaaacttatagAAATGTGAAAACTTGTGACTTGGAGgccatcttgggtgtagcctcagccaggctcttgtactgcccaaggtgtatcctttgaaggccttttaataaatacctccTTTATTCCCTTCACACTGTCTAGCCTCACAAGGCATCAGAACAACACCCACCCTTCACCTGTGCTGGTTTTATCTGCATGGAGATGCTACTGCCTCTAACATGGGAGAACGGATGagcagggaagaagaggaaaatggaaaagcaagaCCTATAACGCACTGTATgccagaaaaaggagaagaaccTAAGGCAGTACTGTCAGGTCTCCATTGtaataaattctgaaaacagGACAAGGCAGAAATCTTTCAGAAGCCCCTGTGTTGTTAAACCTGCACTCccagtaaagaaaattaaatcaaacgTCCTCAGAGATAAAGGCTGCTATTAAAAGTTGTAGACAAAATTCCCCCAGAAGACTCTCAACTGTCAGACAATCTGTCACCACTACCATGTATTCTTTGCATTTCTCCTACTGCCTTTCCAATTCAGCAACCAGCACTTGTTATCAAGCAGATGGTATGTAAtcttaagaaaatgaaagaaagaaattcaagaATCGCAGAACTTATTATGGAAACAAGAGATGGAACACCACAAACAGGCTACCGTGTTGAACCACCTTTCCTAGCTGACACAGCTTGAGCAGAAGAGCTGAACAAGATGACCTCCAAAAGCCCATCCAACCTCAGCTATTCTGTAATATTCTCCATCAGCTGGCATCCATGTTGCCTTAGCATGGACATACACTTTTCTGACAGACATTCAAGAGTTCTGTTGAGGTTTAACAGACAGCAAGTGAAGCCACCacattaaaatataagaaaaggCATTGAAAAGCATCTGAACCAACTCTAAGAGAAAATGCTAGGCCCTCACGAAGTTTCTAAGCTTTCAATAAATATCTAAATCTATCCCCACCACTAACAGTGGATTTCAGTAACAAGAACTTATCTGATAGATCTCTCATTTTAGAGAGATTAGTTATTGACAATGCTACTACACCAGTTTCCTTACTCCATTATTTTACACAACCTTCATACCACTTTACCTGGATtgtccagctcctggagaaCATAAACGTGCTTGAAATCTGCCGAGTTCTTGTTGTTTTCTGTACCATAGAACACAACACTTAACAGGTCCCTGTCACTGCTGATAATTTTGCTGGTATACACATTCCGgatgcactgaaaaaaaacgTACGCAGGTCAAAATtagaataaaacaatttttagtATGGAAAGTCTTGCCTTAGCAATCAGCATTTTATCCATCCCTACCTGGATGGTCATGTCGAAAGGAGTCTCTGAGTCCCCATCGGACTCGAACATGGCCTTGGAGGCATCCACCAAGAAGATGAGGCTGTCCCGGCCCGAAAACCTCTGCTCCGCTACGGAACGTGGGGGGGAAACAGTTTTAGATGCGGCCCCTCCGCCCGTGGAGCCTCGAAAGCAGGCAGCGGGCCCCGAGCTGCCTTCCGTGAAGGAGTGGGGGACACTTACCGACCGCCTCAGacccttcctcctcttcctgctgctgctcctcctcctcctccagcccctctccccgGTAGAACGACCCCCAGCCCGCCATGGCTCGCGCGGCGCCGCTGCCGGAGGGGCCCGGGGAGCTCGCGCCAGACGCGGGGCTCGCGCCGCACGGCCCCACCCACGCTCAGCCAACCGCCGCTCGCCAGATAGCCACGCCCTCGTAACAATTCTGACCAATGGCGAGAGAGGGAATGAGCCGGGTCCCGCCCCCACCCGGGGAAGGCGCCCCTCCCCTCCGCGCGGATTGGCTGCAGTGGGGTAGAGACGGGCGGAAGGATCTCACGCGTTGCGTGCGGCTCCGAGCCTCAGCCAATGACAGCGGAACTTGTTCGGCCCCGCCCCAGGCTGTAGCTCCGTCCCCTGGCACTGTCGCGCAGTGACGGGCCGGCCCGGTAGGTGCGGGGCGGCCGCGCATGCGCCTGGAGAGTGTCACCCCTTCCTCCCCGTCTGTCACCTCACGGCTGGTGCCGCTGTGCCGGGGACCGGCACCGGGGCCGCCCTTCTGTTCCCCTCCGTTTCCCGGAGGGAAGGGCCGTTCAACCTTGTCCGCAAGGGCTCCGGCTGCCGCCTGGCGGCCGCGCCCGCACCCCCATGGAGGAGCCGCTGGCGCTGCACCCCGTGAAGCTCTATGTGTACGACCTGTCCAAGGGCATGGCCCGGCGCCTCAGCCCCCTCATGCTGGGTAAGAGCACGGCGGGGGCACCGGGGCCTCCCCGACCACCGTCTGCCGGGGTTCGCGTTCCGCAACCGACCGCCGCGGTCCGGCTTTGCCGCGCCGGGAAGCGGGGCCG encodes:
- the XRCC6 gene encoding X-ray repair cross-complementing protein 6 isoform X1, whose translation is MAGWGSFYRGEGLEEEEEQQQEEEEGSEAVAEQRFSGRDSLIFLVDASKAMFESDGDSETPFDMTIQCIRNVYTSKIISSDRDLLSVVFYGTENNKNSADFKHVYVLQELDNPGAKRVLELDQYMGDEGRALFRENFGHNADYSLGEALWACSNLFSDVRVRLSHKRIMLFTNEDNPHANDSAKAKLARTRAGDLRDTGIILDLLHLKKPGGFDISLFYRDIINVAEDEDLGIQPKESEKLEHLMRKVRAKETKKRALVRLNLHLSNDVALSIGVYSLIQKAHKPYPVKLYRETNEPVKTKTRMFSGKTGSLLLPSDTKRTQTYGKRQIVLEKEETEELKRFDSPGLFLIGFKPLSMLKQHHHIRPSQFIYPEESMVRGSTTLFNALLMKCLEREMMMLCRYTPRRNVPPRFVALVPQEEELDEQKVQTAPPGFHMIFLPYADDKRNVGFTENVPASQGQVDKMKEIIQKLRFKYRPDSFENPVLQQHFRNLEALALDMMEPEQVEDLTMPKSEQMSHRLGNLVDEFKQLVYPPDYNPDEKGVKRKQASDSQTEKRPKAEVSEDELRSHVQKGTLGKLTVTVLKDACRFLRLRCGSKKQELVDALTEYFNGR
- the XRCC6 gene encoding X-ray repair cross-complementing protein 6 isoform X2, with product MAGWGSFYRGEGLEEEEEQQQEEEEGSEAVAEQRFSGRDSLIFLVDASKAMFESDGDSETPFDMTIQCIRNVYTSKIISSDRDLLSVVFYGTENNKNSADFKHVYVLQELDNPGAKRVLELDQYMGDEGRALFRENFGHNADYSLGEALWACSNLFSDVRVRLSHKRIMLFTNEDNPHANDSAKAKLARTRAGDLRDTGIILDLLHLKKPGGFDISLFYRDIINVAEDEDLGIQPKESEKLEHLMRKVRAKETKKRALVRLNLHLSNDVALSIGVYSLIQKAHKPYPVKLYRETNEPVKTKTRMFSGKTGSLLLPSDTKRTQTYGKRQIVLEKEETEELKRFDSPGLFLIGFKPLSMLKQHHHIRPSQFIYPEESMVRGSTTLFNALLMKCLEREMMMLCRYTPRRNVPPRFVALVPQEEELDEQKVQTAPPGFHMIFLPYADDKRNVGFTENVPASQGQVDKMKEIIQKLRFKYRPDSFENPVLQQHFRNLEALALDMMEPEQVEDLTSESYWWI